A single Brucella intermedia LMG 3301 DNA region contains:
- the fabF gene encoding beta-ketoacyl-ACP synthase II: MRRVVITGLGLVSPLASGVEETWKRLIAGESGARRITEFEVDDLACQIACRVPVGDGTNGTFNADLHMEPKEQRKVDPFIVYAVGAADQALDDANWHPESDEDQVRTGVLIGSGIGGIEGIVEAGYTLRDKGPRRISPFFIPGRLINLASGHVSIKHKLRGPNHAVVTACSTGAHAIGDAARLIAFGDADVMVAGGTESPVSRISLAGFAACKALSTKRNDDPTAASRPYDEDRDGFVMGEGAGVVVLEELEHALARGAKIYAEVIGYGLSGDAYHITAPSENGEGAQRCMEMAIKRAGITPDQIDYINAHGTSTMADTIELGAVERVVGDAASKVSMSSTKSSIGHLLGAAGAAEAIFSTLAIRDNIAPATLNLDNPAVSTKIDLVPHKARERKIDVALSNSFGFGGTNASLILRRYS, translated from the coding sequence ATGAGGCGTGTCGTCATCACCGGTCTTGGTCTGGTGTCGCCGCTTGCCAGCGGTGTCGAAGAGACCTGGAAGCGTCTTATTGCCGGTGAAAGCGGTGCTCGCCGCATCACGGAATTTGAAGTTGATGATCTGGCCTGCCAGATTGCCTGCCGCGTCCCGGTTGGCGATGGCACCAATGGCACCTTCAATGCCGACCTCCATATGGAGCCGAAGGAACAGCGCAAGGTTGATCCTTTCATCGTTTATGCCGTCGGCGCTGCCGATCAGGCGCTGGACGACGCCAACTGGCATCCAGAAAGCGACGAAGACCAGGTTCGCACCGGCGTTCTTATCGGTTCCGGCATCGGCGGCATCGAAGGCATCGTCGAAGCGGGCTATACGCTGCGCGACAAGGGTCCGCGACGCATCTCGCCATTCTTTATTCCCGGCCGTCTGATCAATCTGGCTTCCGGCCATGTTTCCATCAAGCACAAGCTGCGCGGCCCGAACCACGCGGTCGTCACCGCCTGCTCGACCGGCGCGCACGCCATTGGCGACGCTGCCCGCCTGATCGCTTTCGGCGATGCGGATGTGATGGTCGCTGGCGGTACGGAATCCCCGGTAAGCCGCATCTCGCTTGCAGGCTTCGCTGCCTGCAAGGCGCTCTCCACGAAGCGCAACGATGACCCGACCGCGGCATCGCGTCCTTATGATGAAGACCGCGACGGCTTTGTCATGGGTGAAGGTGCGGGCGTTGTGGTTCTTGAGGAGCTTGAACACGCTTTGGCGCGCGGCGCGAAGATCTATGCCGAAGTCATCGGTTATGGTCTTTCCGGCGATGCTTACCACATCACCGCTCCAAGCGAGAACGGCGAGGGTGCGCAGCGCTGCATGGAAATGGCCATCAAGCGCGCCGGAATCACGCCGGACCAGATCGACTACATCAATGCGCATGGCACTTCGACCATGGCCGATACCATCGAACTGGGCGCTGTCGAGCGCGTGGTTGGCGACGCCGCGTCGAAAGTTTCGATGTCTTCGACCAAGTCGTCCATCGGTCACCTGCTGGGTGCTGCTGGTGCTGCCGAGGCGATTTTCTCGACGCTTGCCATCCGCGATAACATCGCGCCTGCGACGCTCAATCTGGACAATCCTGCGGTC
- the fabD gene encoding ACP S-malonyltransferase, giving the protein MAVAFTFPGQGSQAVGMGKALAEQFAEARAVFEEVDAALGEKLSATMFEGPEDVLTLTANAQPALMAVSMAVLRVMEARGFSLKDKVSYVAGHSLGEYSALCAAGTFSLADTARLLRIRGNAMQKAVPVGEGAMAAIIGLEHGDVEAVCAEAKSSGSVQIANDNGGGQLVISGSKAAVELAAGLASEKGAKRAIMLPVSAPFHSTLMGPAADAMREALASVEKHNPIVPLIANVRAAPATDANEIADLLVEQVTGQVRWRETVEWFATNGVTTLYEVGSGKVLTGLARRISKDVAGVAVGSAEEIEAALAALNA; this is encoded by the coding sequence ATGGCGGTAGCATTCACTTTTCCCGGGCAGGGCAGCCAGGCTGTAGGCATGGGCAAGGCTCTGGCAGAGCAGTTTGCAGAAGCGCGTGCTGTTTTCGAGGAAGTGGACGCGGCACTGGGCGAAAAGCTTTCCGCTACCATGTTCGAGGGACCGGAAGACGTACTGACGCTGACCGCTAATGCCCAGCCTGCGCTGATGGCGGTCTCGATGGCCGTGCTGCGGGTCATGGAAGCGCGCGGCTTTTCCCTGAAGGATAAGGTTTCCTACGTCGCCGGGCATTCGCTTGGTGAATATTCCGCGCTTTGCGCGGCAGGAACATTCTCGCTTGCCGATACGGCACGTCTCCTGCGCATCCGAGGCAACGCGATGCAGAAAGCCGTTCCCGTCGGCGAAGGCGCCATGGCGGCCATCATCGGTCTGGAGCATGGCGACGTGGAAGCTGTCTGTGCAGAAGCAAAATCCTCGGGCTCGGTCCAGATCGCCAATGACAATGGCGGTGGTCAGCTCGTTATTTCCGGCTCCAAGGCTGCGGTCGAACTGGCTGCCGGGCTGGCGTCCGAAAAAGGTGCCAAGCGCGCCATCATGCTGCCGGTGTCCGCGCCCTTCCATTCGACTTTGATGGGGCCTGCCGCTGACGCCATGCGCGAAGCGCTCGCTTCGGTCGAAAAGCACAATCCAATCGTTCCGCTTATCGCCAATGTGCGCGCAGCGCCCGCCACCGATGCCAACGAGATTGCCGATCTACTCGTCGAGCAGGTCACGGGTCAGGTGCGCTGGCGTGAAACTGTCGAATGGTTTGCGACCAATGGCGTCACCACGCTTTATGAAGTAGGTTCGGGCAAGGTTCTGACCGGTCTGGCGCGCCGCATCTCGAAGGATGTGGCTGGCGTGGCTGTCGGTTCGGCTGAAGAAATCGAAGCGGCGCTCGCCGCCCTCAACGCTTAA
- a CDS encoding acyl carrier protein: MSDTAERVKKIVVEHLGVDADKVTEGASFIDDLGADSLDTVELVMAFEEEFGVEIPDDAAETILTVGDAVKFIDKASA, translated from the coding sequence ATGAGCGATACCGCAGAGCGCGTCAAGAAAATCGTTGTTGAACATCTGGGCGTAGATGCCGACAAGGTCACGGAAGGCGCAAGCTTCATCGATGACCTCGGCGCAGACAGCCTCGACACGGTCGAGCTGGTCATGGCTTTCGAAGAAGAATTCGGCGTTGAAATTCCTGACGACGCTGCCGAAACGATCCTCACGGTCGGCGACGCTGTGAAGTTCATCGACAAGGCTTCTGCCTAA
- a CDS encoding SAM-dependent methyltransferase has product MYGMLRTVLSHMIKTGDLTVTDSEGSRFQYGDKTGAPVHVQFKTKHAERAVALDPELKLAECFMDGEIDFLEGDIYTLLQVVFENTGPTAATEPWMKAAGKLRVLFRRFQQMNTISRSSSNIKSHYDLSGELYDLFLDPDKQYSCAYFDPPNATLAEAQLAKKRHIAAKMLVKEGDKVLDIGCGWGGMGLYLARHLKANVTGVTLSEEQHAIANQRARDEGLADRAKFELTDYRNIDDKFDRLVSVGMFEHVGVGHFAEYFQHVARLMKPDGVFLLHAIGRADGPGATNPFIRKYIFPGGYIPALSEVLPHIEKAGLYVTDIEILRLHYAETLKAWREAFMANRDKAKALYDERFCRMWEFYLAASESAFRWQNMMVFHIQIAHKQESVPLTRNYIEAEEKRLKRLDSAPKGANSEVRAVKKSMNA; this is encoded by the coding sequence ATGTATGGAATGTTGCGTACTGTTCTTTCGCATATGATTAAAACCGGTGACCTGACGGTCACCGATTCGGAGGGGTCGCGATTTCAGTATGGCGACAAGACCGGCGCGCCGGTTCATGTTCAGTTCAAGACCAAGCACGCCGAGCGCGCCGTTGCGCTCGACCCGGAACTGAAGCTTGCCGAATGTTTCATGGATGGCGAGATCGATTTCCTGGAAGGCGATATCTATACGCTGCTTCAGGTGGTGTTCGAAAACACCGGGCCGACGGCAGCGACCGAGCCATGGATGAAAGCCGCCGGAAAACTGCGCGTGCTCTTCCGCCGCTTCCAGCAGATGAACACGATTTCGCGTTCGTCGAGCAATATCAAAAGTCACTACGATCTCTCGGGCGAGCTTTACGACCTGTTTCTCGATCCCGACAAGCAGTATTCCTGCGCCTATTTCGATCCGCCGAACGCCACGCTTGCCGAAGCGCAGCTCGCCAAGAAACGCCACATCGCCGCCAAGATGCTGGTAAAGGAGGGCGACAAGGTTCTCGATATCGGCTGCGGCTGGGGCGGCATGGGGCTTTATCTGGCTCGCCACCTCAAGGCCAATGTCACAGGCGTAACCTTGTCCGAAGAGCAGCACGCCATCGCCAACCAGCGCGCAAGGGATGAGGGGCTGGCCGACAGGGCGAAATTCGAGCTGACCGATTATCGCAACATCGACGACAAGTTTGACAGGCTTGTTTCGGTGGGCATGTTCGAACATGTCGGCGTGGGGCATTTCGCTGAATATTTCCAGCATGTCGCGCGGCTGATGAAGCCGGATGGTGTTTTTCTGCTGCACGCCATCGGACGGGCCGATGGGCCGGGTGCGACCAATCCATTCATCCGCAAATATATCTTCCCCGGCGGTTATATTCCGGCGCTTTCGGAAGTTCTGCCGCATATCGAGAAAGCTGGACTCTATGTCACCGACATAGAAATCCTGCGGCTGCATTACGCCGAAACACTGAAAGCATGGCGAGAGGCGTTCATGGCCAATCGCGACAAGGCCAAAGCGCTTTATGACGAGCGCTTCTGCCGGATGTGGGAATTCTATCTGGCCGCATCGGAAAGCGCGTTCCGCTGGCAGAACATGATGGTGTTCCACATCCAGATCGCCCACAAGCAGGAATCTGTTCCGCTGACCCGCAACTATATCGAGGCCGAAGAAAAACGCCTTAAACGTCTCGACAGTGCTCCCAAGGGAGCCAATAGCGAGGTGCGGGCGGTCAAGAAAAGTATGAACGCCTGA
- the radA gene encoding DNA repair protein RadA, translating to MAKARVQFICQNCGTVHSRWAGKCDSCGEWNTLVEEGTNSGIGSGPGAMLSKRKGRAVALTSLSGDIEDAPRIISGISELDRVTGGGFVRGSALLIGGDPGIGKSTLLTQAAAALSNRGHRIVYVSGEEAVAQIRLRAQRLGVASSAVELAAETNVEDIIATISDTKRPDLVIIDSIQTLWTDMADSAPGTVTQVRSSAQALIRYAKQTGAAVVLVGHVTKEGQIAGPRVVEHMVDGVLYFEGEGGHHYRILRTVKNRFGPTDEIGVFEMSDGGLREVSNPSELFLGERNAKAPGAAVFAGMEGTRPVLVEIQALVAPSSLGTPRRAVVGWDGGRLAMILAVLESHCGVRFGQHDVYLNVAGGYRISEPAADIAVAAALVSSMAGIALPPDCVYFGEISLSGAVRAVTHAVQRLKEAEKLGFRQAEVPGGSGELWKDRSFRLMETSALPDLVARIAASGSGKKQ from the coding sequence ATGGCCAAGGCGCGCGTTCAATTCATCTGCCAGAACTGTGGCACGGTCCATTCGCGCTGGGCGGGCAAGTGCGACTCCTGCGGCGAGTGGAACACGCTTGTCGAGGAAGGCACCAATAGCGGCATCGGCTCCGGACCCGGCGCCATGTTGTCCAAGCGCAAGGGACGCGCCGTGGCGCTGACCTCGCTCTCCGGCGACATAGAAGACGCGCCACGCATCATTTCCGGCATAAGCGAGCTTGACCGCGTGACAGGCGGCGGTTTCGTGCGCGGTTCCGCTCTTCTCATCGGCGGCGATCCTGGGATCGGCAAATCCACCTTGCTGACGCAGGCAGCCGCCGCCCTTTCCAATCGCGGCCATCGCATCGTTTATGTTTCGGGCGAAGAAGCCGTCGCCCAGATCAGGCTGCGCGCGCAGCGTCTGGGTGTGGCATCGTCAGCGGTGGAGCTTGCCGCCGAAACCAATGTCGAGGACATTATCGCCACCATTTCAGACACCAAACGGCCCGATCTCGTCATCATCGATTCGATCCAGACGCTGTGGACCGACATGGCGGATTCCGCACCGGGAACCGTGACGCAGGTGCGTTCCTCCGCGCAGGCGCTGATCCGCTATGCCAAGCAGACGGGCGCCGCTGTGGTGCTTGTGGGCCATGTCACCAAGGAAGGCCAGATCGCCGGGCCTCGTGTGGTAGAACATATGGTCGATGGCGTTCTCTATTTCGAAGGCGAAGGCGGGCATCACTACCGCATCCTGCGCACGGTGAAGAACCGTTTCGGTCCGACCGACGAGATCGGCGTCTTCGAGATGTCCGACGGGGGCCTGCGCGAAGTGTCCAACCCGTCCGAACTCTTCCTTGGTGAGCGCAATGCGAAGGCTCCGGGTGCGGCGGTCTTCGCCGGCATGGAAGGCACGCGTCCGGTCCTGGTGGAAATACAGGCGCTTGTTGCCCCCTCCTCGCTCGGCACCCCCCGCCGTGCGGTCGTCGGCTGGGATGGCGGACGGCTTGCCATGATCCTCGCCGTTCTCGAATCGCATTGCGGCGTTCGTTTCGGCCAGCACGATGTCTACCTGAATGTTGCGGGCGGTTATCGTATCAGCGAGCCTGCTGCGGATATAGCTGTGGCTGCTGCACTTGTTTCATCCATGGCCGGTATTGCCCTTCCGCCAGATTGTGTTTATTTCGGCGAAATCAGCCTTTCCGGTGCTGTTCGTGCGGTAACGCATGCGGTACAGAGGCTCAAGGAAGCGGAGAAACTCGGCTTCCGGCAGGCAGAAGTGCCCGGTGGCAGTGGCGAACTCTGGAAAGATCGCAGCTTCCGCCTCATGGAAACTTCCGCCTTGCCCGATCTTGTTGCGCGCATCGCGGCTTCAGGCTCCGGAAAGAAGCAATAA
- the rpsF gene encoding 30S ribosomal protein S6: MALYEHVLLARQDISQQQVDALVEQYKGVLEANGGKVGKVESWGLRPLTYRIKKNRKAYYTLVNIDAPAAAVAEMERQMRINEDVLRFLTVRVDEHEEGQSAMLTRRDDRRERDGDDRPRRREGGFDRGDRGDRGPRRPRDNEVGEGA, translated from the coding sequence ATGGCTCTTTATGAACATGTGCTTCTTGCCCGCCAGGACATTTCCCAGCAGCAGGTCGACGCTCTCGTCGAACAGTACAAGGGTGTCCTCGAAGCTAATGGCGGCAAGGTCGGTAAGGTCGAAAGCTGGGGTCTGCGTCCCCTCACCTACCGCATCAAGAAGAATCGCAAGGCGTATTACACGCTCGTGAACATCGACGCTCCGGCTGCAGCCGTTGCCGAAATGGAACGCCAGATGCGTATCAACGAAGACGTTCTTCGTTTCCTCACCGTTCGCGTTGACGAACATGAAGAAGGCCAGTCGGCCATGCTCACCCGCCGTGACGACCGTCGCGAACGCGATGGTGATGATCGTCCGCGCCGCCGTGAAGGTGGTTTCGACCGTGGCGATCGCGGTGATCGCGGCCCGCGTCGCCCGCGCGACAACGAAGTTGGTGAAGGAGCATAA
- the fabG gene encoding 3-oxoacyl-[acyl-carrier-protein] reductase encodes MFDLTGRKALVTGATGGLGEAIARALHAQGAIVGLHGTREEKLKELAAELGDRTFIFPANLSDREAVKALGQKAEEEMGGVDILVNNAGITRDGLFVRMSDEDWDAVLNVNLTSVFNLTRELTHPMMRRRNGRIINITSIVGVTGNPGQANYCASKAGLIGFSKSLAQEIASRNVTVNCIAPGFIESAMTDKLNEKQKDAIMSNIPMKRMGVGGDIAAAVVYLASDEAAYVTGQTLHVNGGMAMI; translated from the coding sequence ATGTTTGATCTGACTGGCCGCAAGGCTCTGGTAACCGGCGCAACCGGCGGCCTCGGTGAAGCGATTGCCCGCGCACTTCATGCGCAGGGCGCAATCGTGGGCTTGCATGGCACGCGTGAGGAAAAGCTGAAAGAACTTGCCGCTGAACTTGGCGACCGCACCTTCATCTTTCCGGCCAATCTTTCCGACCGCGAAGCTGTAAAGGCCCTCGGCCAGAAGGCCGAAGAGGAGATGGGCGGCGTCGACATTCTGGTCAACAATGCCGGGATTACCCGCGACGGGCTCTTCGTTCGCATGAGCGACGAGGACTGGGATGCCGTGTTGAACGTCAACCTGACGTCCGTCTTCAACCTGACGCGCGAACTGACCCATCCCATGATGCGCCGCCGCAATGGCCGCATCATCAACATCACCTCCATCGTTGGCGTCACCGGTAACCCCGGCCAGGCGAATTACTGTGCATCGAAGGCAGGGCTGATCGGCTTCTCCAAGTCGCTGGCGCAGGAAATCGCAAGCCGCAATGTTACAGTGAACTGCATCGCTCCGGGCTTCATCGAATCGGCCATGACCGACAAGCTGAACGAAAAGCAGAAGGATGCGATCATGAGCAATATCCCCATGAAGCGCATGGGCGTTGGGGGCGATATTGCTGCTGCCGTCGTCTATCTGGCAAGCGATGAGGCAGCTTATGTGACCGGCCAGACCCTGCACGTCAATGGTGGCATGGCCATGATCTAA
- the rpsR gene encoding 30S ribosomal protein S18 encodes MVDINQIPTRRPFHRRRKTCPFSGANAPKIDYKDIKLLQRYISERGKIVPSRITAVSQKKQRELAKAIKRARFLGLLPYVVK; translated from the coding sequence ATGGTTGATATCAATCAGATCCCGACCCGTCGTCCTTTCCATCGCCGTCGCAAGACGTGCCCGTTCTCCGGCGCAAACGCACCGAAGATCGACTACAAGGACATCAAGCTTCTGCAGCGTTACATTTCCGAACGCGGCAAGATCGTTCCTTCCCGTATTACGGCCGTCAGCCAGAAGAAGCAGCGTGAACTCGCCAAGGCGATCAAGCGCGCCCGTTTCCTCGGCCTGCTGCCTTACGTTGTGAAGTAA
- the rplI gene encoding 50S ribosomal protein L9, producing the protein MEVILLERIGRLGQMGETVKVKDGYARNFLLPQGKALRANEANKKKFEGQRAQLEAQNLERKNEASAVAEKLNGESFIVVRSAGETGQLYGSVSTRDIAEIISANGFTLHRNQVELNHPIKTIGLHEVSISLHPEVQVQVTVNIARSTEEAERQAKGEDLTSIEAIYGIEEQPLSEEVFDDEDEAEDQA; encoded by the coding sequence ATGGAAGTCATTCTTCTGGAACGCATTGGCCGCCTCGGCCAGATGGGCGAAACCGTCAAGGTCAAGGATGGCTATGCCCGTAACTTCCTGCTCCCGCAGGGCAAGGCTCTTCGTGCCAACGAAGCCAACAAGAAGAAGTTCGAAGGCCAGCGCGCCCAGCTCGAAGCCCAGAACCTGGAACGCAAGAACGAAGCCAGTGCCGTTGCTGAAAAGCTCAATGGCGAAAGCTTCATCGTCGTGCGTTCGGCTGGTGAAACCGGCCAGCTCTACGGTTCCGTTTCGACCCGTGACATTGCCGAAATCATTTCGGCCAACGGCTTTACCCTGCACCGCAACCAGGTTGAACTGAACCACCCGATCAAGACGATCGGCCTGCACGAAGTCTCGATTTCGCTGCATCCGGAAGTTCAGGTTCAGGTAACCGTCAACATCGCCCGTTCGACTGAAGAAGCCGAACGTCAGGCAAAGGGTGAAGACCTGACCTCGATCGAAGCCATCTACGGCATCGAAGAACAGCCTCTGTCGGAAGAAGTTTTCGACGACGAAGACGAAGCTGAAGATCAGGCTTAA
- a CDS encoding replicative DNA helicase, which produces MAEAAVRKLDDAREQKDALYREAPHNIEAEQALLGAILINNDAFYRVSDFLKPTHFFEPLHRRIYEITTDLIRVGKMANPVTMKTFLPTEGKVGDLTIFQYVTRLATEAVTIINAEDYGRAIYDLATRRALIGIGEDMVNVAYDAPVDMAPQEQIEDAERRLFELAETGRYDGGFLPFKDAVTTAVDMANAAFMRDGHLSGVSTGIHSLDAKMGGLQPSDLIILAGRPGMGKTSLATNIAFNIANAYEGEQQADGSMKAVNGGVVGFFSLEMSAEQLATRIISEQTEVSSSKIRRGDITETDFEKLVACSQVMQKIPLYIDQTGGISIAQLAARARRLKRQRGLDVLVIDYVQLMTGSSKASAQNRVQEITEITTGLKALGKELNVPIIALSQLSRQVESRDDKRPQLSDLRESGSIEQDADVVLFVFREEYYVKNLEPRDEFDPKYEEWKQHFEKVRGTADVIIAKQRHGPTGTVKLAFQSEFTRFADLAEGSYLPEQYE; this is translated from the coding sequence ATGGCGGAAGCGGCGGTACGCAAACTCGACGACGCGCGGGAGCAGAAAGACGCGCTCTATCGCGAAGCACCCCACAATATTGAAGCGGAACAGGCGCTGCTCGGCGCCATTCTGATCAATAATGATGCGTTTTACCGGGTATCGGACTTCCTGAAGCCTACCCATTTCTTCGAGCCGCTGCATCGTCGCATCTATGAGATCACCACCGATCTCATCCGCGTTGGCAAGATGGCCAATCCGGTGACGATGAAGACCTTCCTGCCCACCGAAGGCAAGGTGGGCGATCTCACCATATTCCAGTATGTGACGCGCCTCGCCACCGAAGCCGTCACCATCATCAACGCCGAAGACTATGGTCGTGCGATTTACGATCTGGCGACGCGCCGCGCGCTGATCGGCATCGGCGAAGACATGGTGAACGTTGCCTATGACGCGCCGGTTGACATGGCGCCGCAGGAACAGATCGAAGATGCCGAGCGACGCCTGTTCGAACTGGCGGAGACGGGACGGTATGACGGTGGCTTCCTGCCCTTCAAGGACGCGGTGACGACTGCCGTGGACATGGCCAACGCCGCTTTCATGCGCGATGGCCATCTTTCCGGCGTTTCGACCGGCATTCATTCGCTTGACGCCAAGATGGGCGGCTTGCAACCCTCGGACTTGATCATCCTCGCTGGTCGTCCGGGCATGGGCAAGACCTCGCTTGCCACCAATATCGCCTTCAACATCGCCAACGCCTATGAAGGCGAACAGCAGGCCGACGGCTCGATGAAGGCCGTCAATGGCGGTGTCGTCGGGTTCTTCTCGCTCGAAATGTCGGCGGAACAGCTCGCAACCCGTATCATTTCCGAGCAGACGGAGGTTTCCTCCTCGAAAATCCGCCGCGGTGACATCACCGAAACCGATTTCGAAAAGCTGGTCGCGTGCTCGCAGGTGATGCAGAAAATCCCGCTGTATATCGATCAGACCGGCGGTATCTCGATCGCCCAGCTTGCAGCACGCGCGCGTCGCCTGAAGCGCCAGCGCGGCCTCGACGTTCTCGTCATCGACTATGTGCAGCTGATGACCGGCTCATCGAAAGCTTCCGCACAGAACCGCGTGCAGGAAATCACGGAAATCACTACCGGCCTCAAGGCGCTGGGCAAGGAACTCAACGTTCCCATCATCGCGCTCTCACAGCTCTCCCGTCAGGTGGAAAGCCGCGACGACAAGCGCCCCCAGCTCTCCGACCTTCGTGAATCGGGCTCCATCGAGCAGGACGCCGACGTGGTGCTCTTCGTGTTCCGTGAGGAATATTACGTCAAGAACCTCGAGCCGCGTGACGAGTTCGATCCGAAATACGAGGAATGGAAGCAGCATTTCGAAAAGGTGCGCGGCACCGCCGACGTGATTATCGCCAAGCAGCGTCATGGTCCGACCGGCACCGTCAAACTCGCCTTCCAGTCTGAATTCACGCGATTTGCAGATCTGGCCGAGGGTTCTTATCTGCCGGAGCAGTATGAATAA
- a CDS encoding CvpA family protein, protein MPITMLDGILLGITLVSAILAMVRGFSREVLSLVSWAAAAAAAYLFYQPVLPFVQPYINNETIAKIAAAGAVFLVVLIVVSLITMKIADFIIDSRIGALDRTLGFLFGGVRGVLLVVVAMLFFNWLVPTNQPAWVTNAKSKPMLDSFGQQLIDLLPANPDQMIEKFKPQQTAPASGEQEEAPVPDDTPAQQ, encoded by the coding sequence ATGCCGATAACCATGCTTGATGGAATTCTGCTCGGGATAACGCTGGTTTCAGCCATTCTGGCGATGGTGCGCGGTTTTTCCCGCGAGGTGCTGTCGCTGGTGTCATGGGCTGCGGCTGCCGCTGCAGCTTATCTATTCTACCAACCAGTTCTGCCTTTCGTACAACCGTATATCAACAACGAAACCATCGCGAAGATTGCAGCCGCTGGCGCGGTTTTCCTCGTGGTGTTGATTGTCGTGTCATTGATTACGATGAAGATCGCCGATTTCATCATCGATAGCCGTATCGGTGCACTCGACCGCACGCTTGGCTTTCTGTTTGGCGGTGTACGCGGGGTGCTTCTCGTTGTCGTCGCCATGCTGTTCTTCAACTGGCTCGTCCCGACAAACCAGCCAGCTTGGGTAACGAATGCGAAATCAAAGCCGATGCTCGATTCGTTCGGCCAACAATTGATCGACCTTCTGCCAGCAAATCCCGACCAGATGATTGAAAAATTCAAGCCTCAACAGACTGCTCCCGCTTCCGGCGAGCAGGAAGAAGCGCCGGTTCCGGACGATACGCCTGCACAGCAATAA